Genomic DNA from Natrinema saccharevitans:
AGTCGAGGGTGGCCAGATTGTCTGGGGTGCGATGTTCGTCACGATGGCTGTCGCCATCGTCGGGACGGTACTCGGTTTGCCGCTCGCGCTATTCTTCGGAGTCATGTCTAGCGAACGGGTCATTCCCTACCCGTTCAATTTCATCTTCCGCGGGACGATGAGTCTCATCCGTGCGATTCCGGGGCTGGTGTGGTTCCTGATCCTGATCCCGCTGGCAGGTGTTACTCCGTTCACAGGCGCCCTGGCGATTATGGTCGATACCACCGGCTACCTCGGGAGGCTCTTTACCGACGAACTCGAGGAGATCGAAGACGGTCCGATCGAGGGGATCCGTTCAACGGGTGCGAGCAGTTCACAGATTGTCTCCTTCGGTATGTTGAGTCAGGTATTCCGGCAGTTCATCGCCTGGATTGCTTTCGATCTCGAACACAACGTCAGAGCCGCGATCGGGCTCGGTATCATCGGTGCTGGTGGGCTCGGACTCGAACTGTACGTCCAACGCCAGACGTTCAACTACACCGAGATGATGGCCTGTATCATCCTCATCTTCCTGCTGGCAGCCTCCGTCGAATTGGTTAGCCAGCGCGTCCGCTCGACCCTTCGCGACGACGACGATGTCGAGAAGTCGGGAATCATCGAGGCGTTCGCTAACGCACCCAGGAATATCCTCTCCTCGACGATGGGACGACGCGGCCAATGACCTACTACCAGGACTACGGGCCGGACCGGACGCGCACGCTCGAGCCGGAACCGACGCTACACGACCCCGTCTCGATCACCGAGAGCGAACTCGGAGCGTGGACGGAGGTCCGGCATCACGCCCGGCTCAACGAGTCGGCGATCGGTGACTACACCTATCTCATGGAGCGCGTCCAACTCGATTACGCCACCGTCGGGAAGTTCGGCAACGTCGCGGCCGACGCCAGGCTCGGCCCGACGAACCACCCGATCGACCGGCCGACGGCCCACCACTTCACCTACCGGGCGGCGATGTACGACCTCGGCAGCGACGACGAATCGATCTTCGAGTGGCGGGCCGATCAGCCGGTTGAGATCGGTCACGACGTCTGGATCGGGCACGGTGCGATCGTTTTGCCCGGGGTCACTATCGGTAACGGTGCGGTCGTCGGTGCCGGTGCCGTCGTCACCAAAGACATCCCCGCCTACACGCTCGTCGCTGGAGTCCCTGCCGAACCGATCCGCCGGCGGTTCCCCGAGGACGTGGCCGCCCGCATCGAGGCGACCGAGTGGTGGCACTGGGACCACGCGACGCTGGCCGAGCGACTCGACGCGTTCCGTGATCTCGAGCGATTCCTCGCCGAGTTCGCTCCCGAAGAGAGCCGTCAGTGTGGACAGGCCGACGCGTGACCACCGAGCCGGTCGGCTCCCAACGTGAGCCCCGGCGCGGCCCGTTCAGTCTGCGAGAGCGCCACCGCGTCCTGCTGGTGACGGCGGCCGTACTGTTTCTGTCGGTGCTGGTCTGGTTTAATTACGCGGCCGTGCTGCCGCAGGTCGTCGATGACTGGGGACTGAGCGGAACGCAGGCCGGCGTCCTCTTCGGTGCGTTCCAGGCTGGGTACCTGGTCGCGATCCTCCCCGCTGGATGGCTTGCCGACCGCTACTCCCCACGGTGGGTGATCGCGGTTGGCGCGAGTGGAACCGCGCTGCCGAGCCTCGCGTTCGCCGCGGTAGCAGAGGGTGCGGTCCTCGGAACGGCCCTGCGGTTCTGCTCGGGGCTGTTCGTGGCGGGCGTCTACGTGCCGGGGATGCGGTTCATCAGCGACTGGTTTCCCGAGCGAGTCAGGGGTCGCGCGCTCGGGGCCTATATCGGGACCTTCGAGCTTGGAAGCGGGCTCGCGTTCGTCTCCGCCACAGCGGTCACTCAGATAACGGGTTGGCGGTTCGCGATCGCCGTGACGAGCGTCGGGGCGCTTCTTGTGTCGCCGCTGGTCGTCCGGTCGACGAGAGACGCGTCGAACCGTGCCCAACCCCAGTCGGGATTCGACTGGTCGCTTCTCGAAAATCGGACCTACCTGCTCGCGACCGGCGTCTACGCCTGGCACAACTGGGAGCTATTCGGCGTCCGGAGCTGGATGCTCGCCTTTCTCGTCGCGACCCCCGCTTTCGCTGCGACGGGCTCGTCTCTACTCCCCGGAGTCCTCGTGGGCGCGATGATTGTCGCGAGCG
This window encodes:
- a CDS encoding MFS transporter; the encoded protein is MTTEPVGSQREPRRGPFSLRERHRVLLVTAAVLFLSVLVWFNYAAVLPQVVDDWGLSGTQAGVLFGAFQAGYLVAILPAGWLADRYSPRWVIAVGASGTALPSLAFAAVAEGAVLGTALRFCSGLFVAGVYVPGMRFISDWFPERVRGRALGAYIGTFELGSGLAFVSATAVTQITGWRFAIAVTSVGALLVSPLVVRSTRDASNRAQPQSGFDWSLLENRTYLLATGVYAWHNWELFGVRSWMLAFLVATPAFAATGSSLLPGVLVGAMIVASGVGNVLGGWLSDRVGRPIVLAVGLGSSAAISAVIGLLGALSRAVLIVLILIYGLVLALDSAPTSTLVTEVVSEERVGSALSLQSLAGFSTTIVSPIVFGLALDRGGYAAAFPTLAAGAVLGLLFVGGLAVKRAS
- a CDS encoding DapH/DapD/GlmU-related protein, which produces MTYYQDYGPDRTRTLEPEPTLHDPVSITESELGAWTEVRHHARLNESAIGDYTYLMERVQLDYATVGKFGNVAADARLGPTNHPIDRPTAHHFTYRAAMYDLGSDDESIFEWRADQPVEIGHDVWIGHGAIVLPGVTIGNGAVVGAGAVVTKDIPAYTLVAGVPAEPIRRRFPEDVAARIEATEWWHWDHATLAERLDAFRDLERFLAEFAPEESRQCGQADA
- the phnE gene encoding phosphonate ABC transporter, permease protein PhnE, yielding MSAPPSKMDSLAAYFGYADIGDSPAEQKLQDMKRRKTKRRLWTLGGLIATYLLFYASLLLIEFNVAELVGQLDQFYDALLGYFPPTTYFGIPFIDLGAYTSFIIEENLILTVEGGQIVWGAMFVTMAVAIVGTVLGLPLALFFGVMSSERVIPYPFNFIFRGTMSLIRAIPGLVWFLILIPLAGVTPFTGALAIMVDTTGYLGRLFTDELEEIEDGPIEGIRSTGASSSQIVSFGMLSQVFRQFIAWIAFDLEHNVRAAIGLGIIGAGGLGLELYVQRQTFNYTEMMACIILIFLLAASVELVSQRVRSTLRDDDDVEKSGIIEAFANAPRNILSSTMGRRGQ